The Bryobacteraceae bacterium genomic sequence GCCGGCGAGATCCACTATGGCGAGTGCGATTACTACCACGGGATCGGGCCGTGGTATGGGCAATATGAATGGAACATCAGGAAGGACATGGGAGGGTCCAACCTGCTGACGGCCGGCTGCCATGCGCTGGATCTGCTCCTGCACTTCATGAATGGCAAAGTGGCCGAAGTCACCAGTTACTCCACCAAGTCCAAGAGCAAGTACTTCGAGCCGTACGAATACCCGACCAGTTCAGTAACGATACTCAGGTTCGAAGACGGCCGGATCGGCAAGGTCGCCTCGATCACCGACTGTCTCCAGCCCTACTACTTCCACATTCACCTCGTTGGAAGCCAGGGTTCGGTGCTCGACGACAAGTTCACCGCGCTCGGCTGGGACGGCCTCGGCAAGGATCGCTGGAGCCAGCTTGGGGTCCCCGTGGTCGACTCGGGCGACGTCAGCGATCATCCCTACCAGCCGCAATTCCAGGCCTTCGTCGATTCCCTGCGCGAGAACCGGCCGATGCCCTACACCGATTTCGAGACGGCGTTCGAAACGCACCGCGTGGTTTTCGCCGCGGACCGTTCCGCCGCCGAAGGCCGGCCGGTGAAGGTGGCGGAGTTCGAGTAACTATCCGCCGACCTTCTCCCGGACGTTGAACTCCAGTTTCCAGCGCCTGCCGTCGCGCGCCACGCACCATAGTTGGAGCATCCCGGTCTCTGTGATCTCAGTCTCGAGCGTCACCGGAACGGACTCCGCTTCGGCGCCGGGGAGCGTCACCTCGATCGGCGCCAGTTCTTCCATGTCGCCGCCGATTTCTTCGAGCATCTCGCCCGGTTGATCGGCGTGGCGCTCCACGGACGAAAAAAAGCGGAAATCGCACTGCTGGCCGACGCGAAGCGCGAACTCGCGCCTTCCCGGCTGGATTCGCGTACCCTCCTCCATTCCCGCCTGCGCCACCGTCAGCGCACGGAGCGGCGGTTTCACGCCGGGGATTGCCGGCATCGCCGGCTTGATCCCAATGTAGTAGGAGCGCGCCACGCCGCCGCGGATTCGAATCCCGTGGCCGGCTCGCGCCAAGCCGTAGTAGGCCGCGCCACGCGAGACGGCATGCATCAGATCGTCGCCCTCGAGCGCTTTCGCCGCCGGAAGCTTGTGCTCTCCCAGCCACCCGTTCAGTACGCCGAGCAGCCGCTGGCGCAAGGCCGGGGCGAGAAACACACCGCCGTTGAAGAGAACGTGTGTCGGCGCCGCCATCTTCCCGCCCCGATTGTTTCCCGGCCCGGCCTGGCGAAGGAACCGTGCGAGGTGACGCGTAACGGCGGCGTCGGCGGCGTAGGGCAGGCCGATTTCGTTGATGCCGGAACTGCGGGGATCCTCCGGCTCGGCGCCGGCCGGCGCTTGTGGAAAGAAGCCATCGAGCACGGTGGATTCGAGAACCGCGCGTTCGAGCTTCGCCTTGATGGCGCCGCCCACCACGCCGGAGCCTTTTCCGAGGATGGTCACCGGATGATCGGCTCGGTCCGGGTTGGCGAACAACCCTTCCTTGGCCGCGCGGGCGCTCTGCCAAAGCGCGTGCATTTGCGAGGAAGAGAGTTTGCGCCCGAGTGACTGCGCCACGCCGTGCGCAAGTGCGAGGTCCATATTGTCGCCGCCGAGGAGAATGTGATCGCCCACGGCGACACGCTCGAGCGTCAGTTCGCCATCTTCGGCCGTGATGGCGATCAGCGAAAAGTCAGTGGTGCCGCCGCCCACGTCGACGACCAGCACGAGGTCGCCCGGGGAGACGCGCTCGCGCCAGTCGGCGTGGCGCTCGAGCCATGCGTAGAAGGCGGCCTGCGGCTCTTCGAGCAGGACGACGTCGCCGAATCCGGCTTCGCTGGCGGCGCGGAGAGTGAGATCGCGGGCGACCGCATCGAAAGAGGCCGGGACCGTAACGAGCACGTGCTGCGCCTCGAGCGGCGTGTCCGGATTCACGTGGTCCCAGGCGTGCCGGAGATGCTCGAGGTAGCGGCGCGAGGCCTCCACCGGCGAAACGCGGGCGATCCCGTCCGGCGCTTCGAGCGGCAGCAGCGCTGACGTCCGGTCGACGGCGGAATGCGACAGCCAGCTCTTCGCCGAAACCACCAGCCGGGAAGGAATTTCCGAACCGCGCGCGCGGGCGAGTTCACCCACCACCCACGCCGGGTTCTCGTCCCAGGGGAGCGCGGTGGCGCCGGGCGGGAAGTCGGCGTCTCCGGGGAGAAACAGGCTCGACGGCAGCAGCGGCCAGGGACGGAAGTCGGCCGCCCGCACCAGTTGCGGAATCTCGAACGGAGTGACGGACGGCGTTTCGCGCGCGGTGGGAAGGGCTGCGTAGGCAAGGGCGGAGTTCGTCGTGCCGAGATCGATCCCGGCTACCAGGGTGGCGGAGGATTTCATTGCGGATTGCGGAGCGGACTCCGTCGTTTCTATTGTCGCCCCGATGGCCGGTCCTCTTCGAAGACACCCATCCAAAGACGTTTGCCTCCCGGGACCGGGCGATGGCGCTCGTGCGCGAGGCGGAGCCCGGACTGTTCGAGCCGGAGGCGGAGCGCGCCCGGGTCTATTAGCTCGAATTTGTCCTTGAGCGACTGAATGGAGGCGAAGCCGGTGGGCGCGACGTCATGTCCGTGGTCGCTCGGGAGTTGCAGCACGACGGCCAGCGCGCCGCCGGGGCGGACGAGTGATACGGCGGTTTCGAAACAGCGGCCGGCGCCGGCGTGCTCGAAGACGAGGGCGGCGTGGACGAGGTCGACAGGTTCGAGATCGGGGCGATCGGTTTCGAGGTCGACGCAATGAAGGGTCAGATTGCAACGGGTGGCGTGGCGCCGGCGGACGGCTTCGAGGTAGAGCGGATTACAGTCGAGGCCGGCGACGCGCGTGGTTACCGACGGGTCAATGTGTTCGAGCCCGTTGCCGCCGGCGATGCCGAGGATGGCCACCGAGGCGGGCCGCGTTCGCGCCAGCGCGTCGGCGAAGAGGTCGGAGAGCGCGTCCAGTTGCCGTACCGTGGCCGCGCTCATGTGGCCTTCGTACTCGGCCAGGGGAACGTTCAACCACGGATTGGACATGCTTCCAAGGTACCCGGAAAGCGGAATCCGGTCTCGGACGCGCCTTGTCTGCTTCGATGGATGTTAGAGCCGGTCCTGGTTAGAGCCGGTCCTGGTTAGAGCTGGTCCTGGGAGAGCGGCCCGGTGGAGACCGGCTTGGCCCAGTATGCGCCGCGCTCCTCGACGATGACGGATCCGGGGGCGATGGTCACTTTCGGATCCTCGGGGACGAGCACGTTGCGCTTCACGACTCTCAGGCGGACGGGTTTGAGCGGTTCGGGTGCGTGGCCGGTGGGACTGAGGTCGAGCGGCGTGGCCGACTCGAGCGCGGCGCGCGCTTCGTCCTCACGCCGGCGGATAACGATCGCGCGCACCAGCCGTTCCGAAATCCCCTGTTTGGCCAGATAGACGAGCCCCTCCACCGACGTATCGAAGTCCGTCGGTTTGATGCGGACCAGCTCGGCGAGAAAGCGTTCGTTGTAGCCGGCGCGGGCAAGCAGAACCAGTCCTTCGTTGGTGAGCTTCCGCTCGCCCATCGGAGGCGGCATTTCTTCGTGAGCTTCGGCGAATGCCTCGACGTGGGTTGGCGGGCCGCCATGCCCACCGCCATGCGCGTCGCCGGCGAGAGCGACGCCTCCGGCGAGCAGGATCGCCATCAGTCCACCGGTCATCATGGAGAACGCCGCCTCGGCGGCCTGGCACCGGAAGGGGCAGGTATTTTCGGGCATCGTTAGGATTTACCTCTCCGTTGCTCATCGTCCGGTGCGGCCAAAAGTATGAGCCCTTCGGCAACAGTTGCAGGAAAACGCCTCCGCACCGATAAGACCAGCGTGAAGACGCCCTGCTTGTTCTCCGCCCTTGCCCTGTGCGGCCTGCTGCATGCGGCCGGAGCCCAGTTCGACCTCGCCCCGGCCCGGCTTCCGGCCGGCTATCTGCAGCGCGCCTACAGCGGCGGCCCGATCCTCGCGGCCGGCGGCGGCCAGTGTCCGAACAACGTGGTCACGCTGACGCTGGCCGGCGGATCTCTGCCTCCGGGCGTCGAGTTGACGCCGGCCGGATACTTGCGCGGCTATCCCTCGGCGCCGGGATCCTACCGTTTCCTCGTCCGGGCGGCCAACGCGTGCGGCTGGGCTGACCGCGAGTTCTCGATCGAGGTCTCCGGCGCGCCGGTGCTGCTCGTGAACCCGCCGTCGGTGCAGTTCCGCGTCCTGGCCGGACAACGGGCCCCGGAGCCGGTGCTGCTTCGGATTTCCAGCGATACGGCCGGCCTCGCCTACACGCTCGATGGGCCGGCGGCCGATTGGGTGGAGGCGCGGATTCGCGCCGGAGTGACGCCGGGGCCGGAAGCGGCCTTCGACGCCGATACGATCGCGCTGTACTTCGACTTCACGCGCCTGGAACCGGGTACGCACCGGACATCGCTGCGGCTATCGGCGTGGCGCGGAGTGGAACCGGCCGAGGTCCCGATCGAGGTGACGGTGCTCGAACAGCGGGCGGCGGCAACGGCGCCGTCGGCGCAATCGCTGCTGCCGGTTCCCGTGGCGCCGGCGGGCCCTGAAACGCCCGCCACCGCGCCGGCGGCAAAACCGGCTCCAGCGGCGGCGAAATCAGCCCGTACCACGAGCCGCCGTCCGGCGAAGGCGCGAACGAAAGCGCGGACGCCAGCGCCCGCCAAGACGGCCCCGCCGGCAAAGGGCGGCGAACCCGTCCATACGGCCGCGGCGCCGGCCAAGGCTGCGGCCAAACCCGACGCGCACGCCATCAAGTCCGACGAGCACGGCAAGCCGCCGGCAAAGGAAACCAAAGCCGCCGGGCACGACGCCAAACCGGCCGCGCACGACAAGCCGAAGGGTTCCTCCCACGATAAGCCCAACGAGCCAGCTAAAGACGCACAGAAAAACGCCGATCATGAGAAGAAGCCGAATGCCGGCTCCGGGCATGGATCTACGCCCGAACCCGCGAAGCATCACTAGGGCGGCCGCGCCTGTTACAGTAGGGACAGAAACGGGCGGTCCGGACACTCGCGGCCGGTCTCCCCAGGGCTGGTCTGTGCTTGCCATGACGAAGAAAGAGGGCGGTTTTCGAATCCGAGTCGAGGGCTTGACCAAACGCTACCGGTCCGGTCCGGACGAGGTGCGCGTGTTCGCGGGACTGGACTGCGAAATCGCCGCTGGCGAGCGAGTGGCTGTCGTAGGCGAATCGGGTGCGGGGAAGACAACCCTGCTCTGCCTACTCGGAGCGCTGGACCGGCCGACCTCGGGCCGTGTATTCTACGGCGATCAGGATATTTACGCCCTCGACGACAATGCGCTCTCGGGGTTTCGCAATCGCACGGTGGGATTCGTCTGGCAGATGAATTCCCTGCTCGGCGAGTTCACCGCGCTCGAAAATGTCGCCATGCCGCATCGAATTCGCGGCGCGTCGCCCGAGGAGGCCAACGCCTCCGCCCGGGCGCTGCTCGAGGAAGTGGGATTGAAGGCGCGCCTCTCACACCGCCCCGGAGAGTTGAGCGGCGGCGAGCAACAGCGCGTGGCGTTGGCCCGCGCCCTGGCCGGGCGCCCGAAGGCGCTTCTCGCCGATGAGCCGACCGGCAATCTCGACCACACAACCGGAGAGACTGTTTCCCGCCTGTTGCGCGAACTGCACCGCGCGCACGGGCTCACCACCGTCGTCGTGACGCACAATCTCGCGCTCGCCGAGAGCTGCGATCGGGTCTTACAATTAGAAGAGGGCGTGTTCGTACCTTGGTCGGGCGCGCGGTAATTAGAGCGAGGTAAACGGCAAGGGCATATGTTCGAACGATACACAGAGAAAGCGCGGCGGGTCATCTTTTTCGCACGGTATGAGGCCAGCCAGTTCGGCAGTCCGTATATCGAAACCGAGCATCTGCTGCTCGGCCTGTTGCGCGAGGACAAGGCGCTCGCCAACCGGTTCCTGCGCTCTCATGCGGCGCTCGAGTCGATCCGGAAGCAGATCGAAGCGCAGACGACGCTCCGGGAGAAGGTCTCCACCTCGGTCGACCTGCCGCTGTCGCACGAGTGCAAGCGCGTGCTCGCCTACGCGGCCGAAGAGGCCGAGCGGCTCAACCACAAGCACATCGGCACCGAGCATCTGCTGCTCGGCTTGTTGCGCGAAGAAAAATGCTTCGCCGCCGAGATCCTGCACGAGCGCGGGCTGCGGCTGTCGCAGGTGCGCGAGGAGATCGCGCGCTCCTCGTCAGAGAAGATGTCTTCGAACCGGCCCAAGGAGAGCTCGCTCCTTTCCGAGTTCAGCCGCGACCTGACTCAGGCGGCCATCGACGGCACGCTCGATCCGCTCATCGGGCGCGATAACGAGCTCGAGCGCGTGGTGCAGATCCTCTGCCGGCGCACGAAGAACAACCCGGTGCTGATCGGCGAGCCTGGCGTGGGGAAAACGGCCATCGTCGAAGGCCTCGCGCAGCGCATCGCCGACGGCGACGTGCCGAGCTTCCTCGCCGACAAGCGCATCCTCGCGCTCGACCTTTCGTTGATCGTCGCCGGCACGAAGTACCGCGGCCAGTTCGAAGAACGGCTGAAGACGATCATGAAAGAGTTGATGGAGAACCAGAACGCGGTGATCTTCATCGACGAGTTGCACACACTCGTGGGCGCCGGATCGGCCGAGGGGTCGCTCGACGCGGCCAACATCCTCAAGCCGGCGCTGTCGCGCGGCGAGATTCAGTGCATCGGCGCCACGACGCCGGGCGAGTACCGGAAATCGATCGAGAAAGACCGGTCGCTCGAGCGCCGCTTCCAGGCCGTGAAAGTCCCGCCGCCCTCGGAAGGCGATGCCATCCAGATCCTGTTCGGGATCAAAGAGCGCTACGAGAAGTTCCACGCCGTGGCCTACACCGACGAGGCGATCGAATCGGCCGTGCACGCATCGAACCGTTTCATCCCGGACCGGTTCCTGCCCGACAAGGCAATCGACCTCATTGACGAGGCCGGCGCGCGCGTGAAGCTCCGCCAGACGACGCTCCCCTCCGAGGTGGCCGACATCCAAAAGCGGATCAAGTTCATCGTCCACCGGATGGAGATCGCCATCGCGAATCAGGAATTCGAGAAGGCGCGGTTCTACTCCGACGAAGAGCGCAAGGAGCGCGAAAACCTCCGCCTGCTGCGCGAGAAGTACAATCTCGACGACACCTCCACCGGCGTCGTCACCAAGGACGACATTGAGGACGTGGTGGCGCGCTGGACCGGCGTGCCGATGACGGCGATCAAGGAAGAAGAAGTCGCCAAGCTCATCCGGATCGAAGAGGAGCTGCATAAGCGCGTAGTGAGCCAGGAGAAGGCGATCAGCGCGCTGGCGCGGGCCATCCGGCGGTCACGCGCCGGGCTCAAGTCACCGAAGCGGCCGGCCGGGTCGTTCCTGTTCCTCGGGCCCACCGGCGTCGGCAAGACCGAAGTGGCGCGGGCGCTTGCAGAGTTCCTGTTCGGCAGCGAGAAGTCGCTGATCCGCTTCGACATGTCCGAATTCATGGAGAAGCATTCGGTGTCGAAGTTGATCGGATCGCCTCCCGGCTACGTCGGCTACGAAGAGGGCGGCCAGTTGACCGAACGCGTCAAGCGCGCGCCGTACTCCATCATCCTGCTCGACGAAATCGAGAAGGCGCACCCGGATGTCTACAACATCCTGCTGCAGGTGTTCGAAGACGGCCAGTTGACCGACGGGCTCGGCAATACGGTGGACTTCAAGAACACGATTATCATCATGACGTCGAACCTCGGAGCGCGGCACCTCGAAAAGCGTTCGCAAATCGGCTTCTCGACCCCTTCGACCACCGGCGTTCCGCCGAAGGTGGAGGACATGGTGATGCAGGAAGTGAAGAAGGCGTTCAACCCTGAGTTCCTCAACCGGCTCGACGAAACGATCCTCTTCACCAGCCTCGCCGACGACGACCTGCTGAAGATCATCCACTTGCTCACCGAGCAGATCAACGTGAACCTGGCGCCGAAGCAGATCAAGATCTCGCTGCACGACGACGCGGCTCGCTACATCCTCGAGAAGACCTGCGGCGACCGCAGCTACGGCGCGCGTCCGCTGCGCCGGGCGCTGCAGAAGTACATTGAGGATCCGCTGTCGGAGGCGTTGATCCAGGGAACGCTGCCGCGTCCGGCCGAACTCGAGGTCTACCTTGGGGAAGGCGGCATCTACTGCCGGCCGGTGAACACGGAGACCGAAGCGGCGACTGTAGGAGTGGGCGGCGCGGGCGACGCGCCGGCCGGCACTCCTCTCTACATGTTCTGATCCCGGCTCGTGTCTCCGCCATCCCGTGGAGATACCGGGGGCGGGCCGATTGATGCCAGAATCCGGACAGGACGAACTCGACCGCCTGCGGCGCGAAAGCGCCAACGCGCGGTTGTTCGCCCGGATGATCGCGCACGACCTCAACAACGTGCTCGGCGGGATGCTCGGGCACGCATCGCTGCTTGAGGCGCTCACCGAACCGGGCGGCGAGTTGCACGAATCCTCCATGGTCATCTCCCAGGCCGCCACGCGCGCCACGGCGCTCGTCCGCCAGTTGCTCGACTACTCAGGCGAGCCTACCGCGCGGTTCGAGCCGGTGGATCTGGCGGCTGCCACGCAGGAGGTGGCCGGGCTGATCCGCGGGACGGAGGCGCCGCGAGTCGAGACGGTATTCGAGGCGAGTCCCGCCTGGGTGACCGGCGACCCGGCGCAGCTTTACCAGATGGTCCTCAATCTGACGGTGAATGCCCGCGAAGCGCTGCGCGGTCAAGCCGATCCGCGCCTGTTGCTGCGCGTCCGGCGCATCGCCGCCGCGGAAACGCCCGCCGGCATTGAGCTGACGGTGGCCGACAACGGCCCGGGGATTCCCCCTGAGTTGCGCGACCGCATCTTCGATCCCTTCGTCAGCGGGAACCCGACCGGCCGCGGGCTCGGCCTGGCCATCGTAAAGCGAGTCGTCGAAACCCACGGCGGCGCCATCGGCCTTGCCACGAATGCCGGGGGCGGCACGGCGTTCCGCGTTCGCCTTCCCGAGCGCGGCCGGGCGTGAGCGCGCCGGAAACGACGAAGAGATCCCGGAAGCCGGGATCTCCCACGCCGCCTCGAGTTGTCGCTCAGTTTTCGCCGTTGATGGCGATCGAGATCTGGGTCGCGTCGAAGGCCGGACCCGCGAACGCCGAGGTGTAGCTCACTCGGGTAGTGCTCGTGGACGTCGTGCTCGAGGTGCCCCAGGCAGCCGCCGTCCCCCAGATCGCCGTGAAGGCGTCGGTTCCGTTGGTTCCCCAGGCCGCCGCCGCACCCCATATCGCCGAAGTGCCCCAGGCAGCCGCCGAACCCCACACGGCCGAAGAACCCCAAACCGCCGAGGTGCCCCAGGCAGCCGCCGAACCCCACACGGCCGACGTGCCGGAGAGGTTGGTGGAGCCCCACAGCCCCGAGTCCGACGTCACCAGCAGCACCTGGCCCGTCGCCGGGTCGTAAACGGCCGGAGGAGAAACGGCGCTCAGCTTCTTGCTGAACGTCTCGCTGTTGGCGAGCGCGCCCGGGATGTCGAGGTATCCGGCGCCGATCGTAAAGACATCGTACTGGCTGGTGAAGGTCTGGCCGGTCACCGGGTCCGTGGCGACGCTTGCGGTGGGGAACTGTTTGGTGGCGCTCAGCATCAACCGGGCCTTTACCGTGTCTGGCGAGAGGCCGGAGTCCTTCTCGAGCATCAGGGCCGCGGCGCCGGATACCATCGGGCTGGCCATGCTGGTGCCGCTGAGGCGGAAGTAGAGGTTGGAAGGAGAAGACCCGGCCGCGGGAAGGTAGTAATCCTTCGAGATTCGGTTGGCCGGATAGGTTTCGGCCAGGTAGCTGCCCGTGACCAGAGCGGATATGATTCGGTTGCCGGGAGCGACCAGGTCGGGTTTTACGATGTGGTCGATCGCCGTCGGCCCCTTCGAGCTGTAGCTGGCGATCAGGTCATCGCCGCGATTGGCGGTGGTCATCGTTTTCATCGCGCCCACCGTGATCACGTAGGGGTCGTTGCCGGGCGAAGCGATGGTGCCGTAGCCCTTGTTGCCGAACGTATCGTCGCGTCCGAAGTTACCGGCCGCCACGACGACTACGATCCCGGCGTTCCAGGCCTTCTCCACCGCGATGCACAGCGGGTCGTTCGAGTAGGTATCCATCACGGGGCGGCCGAGCGACAGATTCATCACGCGGATGTTGTACTTCTTCCTGAGCTGAATGGCGCGCTCGATGGCGGCCACGACGATGCTGTCGGAGCTGGCTCCCTGTGAGTCCAGCACCTTCAGATTGACGATGTTCGCTTTGGGCGCGATGCCGCGGAAGGTCGCCGTCCCTATGTTGGAGAGCCCTCCGTTGCCGGCGATGATCGCGGCGACGTGGGTCCCATGGCCGAATTCGTCGGTGGCGGATCCGCCAACGAAGGACTCGTTGTAGACGATCCGGTCCTTGAGATCCCAGTGCGCCGCCACGCCGCTGTCAACCACGGCGATGCCGATGCCCTGTCCGGTCCATGCGCTTCGGAAGGCGATGTCGGCGCCAGTGGTCGGGTTGGCGTAGTCGAGGGAGCCGCGGACCTTGCGGTCTGGTGAGACGTACGCGATGTCGGGGTCAGCGGCGATGAGCGCTCGGATTTCGGCGCGACTGCCAGCAAGGACGACGCCGTCGATGAGTGGCAGCCGCTTCTTTGCGTCGAGTCCCTTGGCCTTGGCCTTGGCAGCGTGCGCGAGGCCGGGAGGCGTCTTGTATCGAACGATGACGGAGGCCCTGGTTCCAGGGGCCATGTTGTCGACCTCAGGGGAGGTCTTTGGTCCGGCCGAGAGTCCCGGAGCCATCAGTGCGAGGATGATTGCGAGGGTAGATAGGATTTTCATGATTCGCCTATGTCCGAATTGCTGGACGCTCCGTATACTGCACACCGCATGCCAACCTCAAGGCACCCGTAAATCATTGAAAACAATCTGTTAACCCGCCGACGATCGGCGGTATTGCCAGACACCGTGGCGGCCGATGAGCCGACGTGTTGTCTGGCGGTAGTTGGGTCCGGCAGCCCCCAAAAGCAAGAAGCGGTCCCCCCGGGGAGGGGACCGCTTCAAGTTTTCGCCCACCTTCGCGGCGGATGCGTTTCGATCAGTTCTCGCCGACGATGGCGATACCGACCAGTTTCGGATCGAAGAACTGGCCGGAGAACGAGCCCAGCGTATCGCTTGTGCCCCAGGCGGCAGCGGTTCCCCACGCCGCAGACGAGCCCCAGATGGCGGAGAAACCCTCGGTTCCGCTGGCGCCCCACGCGGCGGCCGAGCCCCAGACGGCCGACGTGCCCCATGCGGCCGCCGAGCCCCAGATCGCCGACGAACCCCATACGGCCGAGGTACCCCACGCGGCCGCCGTGCCCCAGGCGGCGGCGGTCCCGTTCAGGCTGGATGTGCCCCAGGCGGCGGCGCTCGAAGTGATGAGCAACACTTGGCCGGTTGCTGGATCGAACATCACGGGCGGCGACACCGCGCGAACTCCGAGCGGCACCGAGTCGATGGAGGCCATGGCGGCGGGAATGTCGAGGTAGCCGGCGCCAACGGTGAAGATATCGTACTGGCTAGTGAAGGTCTTCCCGGTAGTTGGATCCACCGCGACGCTCATTGTCGGGAACTGCTTGGAAGCGCTCTTCATCAGGCGCGCCTTGATCGTGTCCGGTGAGAGCGAGGGGTCCTTTTCGAGCATCAGAACCGCGGCCCCACTGACCATCGGGGCGGCCATGCTGGTGCCGCTCATCCTGACGTACAGGTTGGACGGCGCATCGTTACCCCAGTTGAGGTAGTACGAGATAGGAAGCCGATTCTCGGGATATTCGTCGACCAGGTAGGCGCCGTAGACCAGAGCCGAAATAATGCGGTTGCCGGGAGCAACGATGTCGGGCTTGGCGATGTGGTCGACGGCAGTCGGGCCCTTGGAGCTGTAGCTGGCGATGGCGTCGTCGCCCTTGGCCGCGGTGGCGACGGTCTTCATGGCGCCGACAGTGATGACGAACGGGTCGTTGCCGGGCGAGGCGATCGTCCCGTAGCCGTTGTTGTCGCAGAAGTTCTCGCGGCCGAAGTTGCCTGCGGCGACGACGACAACGATGCCCGCCTTCCAGGCCTTTTCCACCGCCACGCACAACGGGTCCTCGACATAGCTGTCGACGATGGGCCGGCCGAGCGAGAGATTGATTACACGAATGTTGTAAAACGACTTGAGAGCGATGGCGCGTTCGATGGCCGCCACCACCACGCTGTCGGAACTGACCCCGTGAGCGTCGAGGACCTTCAGGTTGACGATGTTCGCGCGGGTGGCGAGACCGCGGAAAGTCGCTTTCTGCCCGTTCGAAAACCCGCCGTTGCCGGCGATGATCGCGGCGACGTGAGTCCCGTGTCCGTAGGAGTCGTAGACACCCCCGCCGACGAAGGTTTCGTTATAGACGATGCGACCGGAGAGATCCCAATGCGGGCTCACGCCGCTGTCGATGA encodes the following:
- a CDS encoding methyltransferase domain-containing protein, encoding MSNPWLNVPLAEYEGHMSAATVRQLDALSDLFADALARTRPASVAILGIAGGNGLEHIDPSVTTRVAGLDCNPLYLEAVRRRHATRCNLTLHCVDLETDRPDLEPVDLVHAALVFEHAGAGRCFETAVSLVRPGGALAVVLQLPSDHGHDVAPTGFASIQSLKDKFELIDPGALRLRLEQSGLRLAHERHRPVPGGKRLWMGVFEEDRPSGRQ
- a CDS encoding HAMP domain-containing sensor histidine kinase, with the translated sequence MPESGQDELDRLRRESANARLFARMIAHDLNNVLGGMLGHASLLEALTEPGGELHESSMVISQAATRATALVRQLLDYSGEPTARFEPVDLAAATQEVAGLIRGTEAPRVETVFEASPAWVTGDPAQLYQMVLNLTVNAREALRGQADPRLLLRVRRIAAAETPAGIELTVADNGPGIPPELRDRIFDPFVSGNPTGRGLGLAIVKRVVETHGGAIGLATNAGGGTAFRVRLPERGRA
- a CDS encoding Hsp70 family protein, with translation MKSSATLVAGIDLGTTNSALAYAALPTARETPSVTPFEIPQLVRAADFRPWPLLPSSLFLPGDADFPPGATALPWDENPAWVVGELARARGSEIPSRLVVSAKSWLSHSAVDRTSALLPLEAPDGIARVSPVEASRRYLEHLRHAWDHVNPDTPLEAQHVLVTVPASFDAVARDLTLRAASEAGFGDVVLLEEPQAAFYAWLERHADWRERVSPGDLVLVVDVGGGTTDFSLIAITAEDGELTLERVAVGDHILLGGDNMDLALAHGVAQSLGRKLSSSQMHALWQSARAAKEGLFANPDRADHPVTILGKGSGVVGGAIKAKLERAVLESTVLDGFFPQAPAGAEPEDPRSSGINEIGLPYAADAAVTRHLARFLRQAGPGNNRGGKMAAPTHVLFNGGVFLAPALRQRLLGVLNGWLGEHKLPAAKALEGDDLMHAVSRGAAYYGLARAGHGIRIRGGVARSYYIGIKPAMPAIPGVKPPLRALTVAQAGMEEGTRIQPGRREFALRVGQQCDFRFFSSVERHADQPGEMLEEIGGDMEELAPIEVTLPGAEAESVPVTLETEITETGMLQLWCVARDGRRWKLEFNVREKVGG
- a CDS encoding ABC transporter ATP-binding protein, whose translation is MTKKEGGFRIRVEGLTKRYRSGPDEVRVFAGLDCEIAAGERVAVVGESGAGKTTLLCLLGALDRPTSGRVFYGDQDIYALDDNALSGFRNRTVGFVWQMNSLLGEFTALENVAMPHRIRGASPEEANASARALLEEVGLKARLSHRPGELSGGEQQRVALARALAGRPKALLADEPTGNLDHTTGETVSRLLRELHRAHGLTTVVVTHNLALAESCDRVLQLEEGVFVPWSGAR
- a CDS encoding Gfo/Idh/MocA family oxidoreductase — protein: MKDIKIGIVGLGWVAGAHIDTFKKVDGAAVTAVCSRRALDPAALERQFGTRLEVYSSYEQMLREADIDVVDICTPHPMHPREAIAAAAAGKHLLIEKPIGISWKDTVAVREAIKKAGVQAGVCFEVRFSRQAMAIRTALDRGLAGEIHYGECDYYHGIGPWYGQYEWNIRKDMGGSNLLTAGCHALDLLLHFMNGKVAEVTSYSTKSKSKYFEPYEYPTSSVTILRFEDGRIGKVASITDCLQPYYFHIHLVGSQGSVLDDKFTALGWDGLGKDRWSQLGVPVVDSGDVSDHPYQPQFQAFVDSLRENRPMPYTDFETAFETHRVVFAADRSAAEGRPVKVAEFE
- a CDS encoding ATP-dependent Clp protease ATP-binding subunit, translated to MFERYTEKARRVIFFARYEASQFGSPYIETEHLLLGLLREDKALANRFLRSHAALESIRKQIEAQTTLREKVSTSVDLPLSHECKRVLAYAAEEAERLNHKHIGTEHLLLGLLREEKCFAAEILHERGLRLSQVREEIARSSSEKMSSNRPKESSLLSEFSRDLTQAAIDGTLDPLIGRDNELERVVQILCRRTKNNPVLIGEPGVGKTAIVEGLAQRIADGDVPSFLADKRILALDLSLIVAGTKYRGQFEERLKTIMKELMENQNAVIFIDELHTLVGAGSAEGSLDAANILKPALSRGEIQCIGATTPGEYRKSIEKDRSLERRFQAVKVPPPSEGDAIQILFGIKERYEKFHAVAYTDEAIESAVHASNRFIPDRFLPDKAIDLIDEAGARVKLRQTTLPSEVADIQKRIKFIVHRMEIAIANQEFEKARFYSDEERKERENLRLLREKYNLDDTSTGVVTKDDIEDVVARWTGVPMTAIKEEEVAKLIRIEEELHKRVVSQEKAISALARAIRRSRAGLKSPKRPAGSFLFLGPTGVGKTEVARALAEFLFGSEKSLIRFDMSEFMEKHSVSKLIGSPPGYVGYEEGGQLTERVKRAPYSIILLDEIEKAHPDVYNILLQVFEDGQLTDGLGNTVDFKNTIIIMTSNLGARHLEKRSQIGFSTPSTTGVPPKVEDMVMQEVKKAFNPEFLNRLDETILFTSLADDDLLKIIHLLTEQINVNLAPKQIKISLHDDAARYILEKTCGDRSYGARPLRRALQKYIEDPLSEALIQGTLPRPAELEVYLGEGGIYCRPVNTETEAATVGVGGAGDAPAGTPLYMF
- a CDS encoding S8 family peptidase, yielding MKILSTLAIILALMAPGLSAGPKTSPEVDNMAPGTRASVIVRYKTPPGLAHAAKAKAKGLDAKKRLPLIDGVVLAGSRAEIRALIAADPDIAYVSPDRKVRGSLDYANPTTGADIAFRSAWTGQGIGIAVVDSGVAAHWDLKDRIVYNESFVGGSATDEFGHGTHVAAIIAGNGGLSNIGTATFRGIAPKANIVNLKVLDSQGASSDSIVVAAIERAIQLRKKYNIRVMNLSLGRPVMDTYSNDPLCIAVEKAWNAGIVVVVAAGNFGRDDTFGNKGYGTIASPGNDPYVITVGAMKTMTTANRGDDLIASYSSKGPTAIDHIVKPDLVAPGNRIISALVTGSYLAETYPANRISKDYYLPAAGSSPSNLYFRLSGTSMASPMVSGAAALMLEKDSGLSPDTVKARLMLSATKQFPTASVATDPVTGQTFTSQYDVFTIGAGYLDIPGALANSETFSKKLSAVSPPAVYDPATGQVLLVTSDSGLWGSTNLSGTSAVWGSAAAWGTSAVWGSSAVWGSAAAWGTSAIWGAAAAWGTNGTDAFTAIWGTAAAWGTSSTTSTSTTRVSYTSAFAGPAFDATQISIAINGEN